The Cellulosimicrobium sp. ES-005 genome segment GGCGGCCAGGATCCGCGGGTGCGCGGAGGGGCGGGCCTCGCGCGGTCGGCACGAGTAGGACAGACTGGGCGAATGAGCATGTCACGCCCGGGTGCCGTCCCCCGTGTCCCCACCCCGCCCCGTGGTGAGGAGATCGCGTCGTACGCGACCTACCTCGAGGCGCAGAAGGCGGTCGACTTCCTCTCCGACAACAAGTTCGCGGTCGAGCTCGTGACGATCGTCGGCACCGACCTCAAGATGGTCGAGCGCGTGACGGGCCGGCTCACGTACGGGCGGGTCGCGATCGCGGGCGCGGCGTCCGGCGCGTGGTTCGGACTCTTCGTCGGCCTGCTGCTCTTCATGTTCTCCGGCCAGGGCGGGTTCGTCCTCACGGCCATCGCGATCGGCGCCGGGTTCGGCCTCCTCTTCTCCGTGCTGTCGTACGCCCTCACGCAGGGCAAGCGCGACTTCACGTCGCAGAGCCAGATCGTCGCCTCGTCGTACGGGATCCTCTGCGCGCCCGAGCGCGCGGGCGACGCGCGCCAGCTCCTCGCGCGGATGCCGGAGGGCGCGGGCGGGGTCCGTGCCCCGGCCGCCCCGGCGAACCCGACGTGGGGCACGCCCGGAGCGACCCCGCCTCCCGCGGCTCCCACGCCGACCGCCCCGGCGCCCGAGCCGACGTCGGGCGCCGGCCCGGCGCCCACGCCCCCGGTCGCGCCGCCCGCCCGGACGCCCGACCCCCGCTGGACCACGCCGACCGGGGAGCCGCGCTACGGCGCCATGCGACCGACGTCGGACCAGCCGGCCGACGCGGAGCCCGGCACCGAGCAGGCCCCGGGAGCGCAGCAGCCGGACCAGCCCGAGCGTCCCGCCTGACGGACGACGAGGGCAGGCCGCCTCAGGCGCGCAGGCGCGCCATCCAGGCCTCCACGTCCTCGGGGCGGCGGGGGAGCGCGGCCGAGAGGTTCTCGTTGCCGTCGGCGGTCACGAGCACGTCGTCCTCGATGCGGACGCCGATCCCGCGGTACTCCTCCGGGACCGCCAGGTCGTCCGCCTTGAAGTACAGACCGGGCTCGATCGTGAAGACCATGCCGGGCTGCAGGATCCCGTCGAGGTAGAGCTCGCGGCGCGCCTGCGCGCAGTCGTGCACGTCCAGGCCCAGGTGGTGGCTCGTGCCGTGCACCATCCAGCGACGGTGCTGCTGCCCCTCGGGCGAGAGCGACTCGGCGGCGCTCACCGGGAGCAGGCCCCACTCCTCCAGGCGCGCGGCGACGACCTCCATCGCGGCGGCGTGCACGTCGCGGAAGCGCGCGCCCGGCACGGCGACGGCGAACGCGGCGTCCGCGGCGTCGAGCACCGCCTGGTACACGCGGCGCTGGACCTCGGTGAACTCGCCGTCGACGGGCAGCGTGCGCGTGACGTCCGCCGTGTAGAGCGAGTCGACCTCGACGCCCGCGTCGAGCAGCACGAGCTCGCCCGTGCGCACGACGCCGTCGTTGCGGATCCAGTGCAGCGTCGTCGCGTGCTCGCCGGCCGCGGCGATCGTCTCGTAGCCGACCGTGTTGCCCTCGAGGCGCGCGTGGGCGTCGAACGTCGTCTCGATGACGCGCTCGCCGCGCCGGTGCTCGACGGCGCGCGGGAGGTTCCGCACGACCTCCTCGAAGCCCGCGATCGTGGCGGCGACGGCCTCGCGCATCTGCTCGACCTCGTGGGCGTCCTTGACGAGCCGCAGCTCGGAGACGGCCTCGACGAGCGCGGCGTCGGTGCGCCGGTAGGCGGCCTCCGCCCGGGCGAGCCACTCGGCCTCGGTGAGCTCCTGGTCCTGGGCGCCCTCGACGTCGTCCAGCCCGGCCTCCGCGCGGATCGCCTCGACGAGCGCCTCCACGGCCTCGTCGGCGCCCGCGACGACGAGCAGCGTCACCCCGCCCGGGCCGACGTCCTTGGCGAGCGCGTCGCGCAGCTCGTCGACGTGGCGGGCCTCGACGCCCGTGGCCGCCGCGACGTCGTCGAGCGACGGCCGCGCGCCGACCCAGAACTCGCCGTAGCGCGAGTCGGCGTAGAACTCCTCGGTGTCGCGCGCGGCGAGCGGGCGCACGTAGAGCACGGCGTGGTGGTCCGAGCCGCCGTCGCCGGTCCCGGGCTCCACGGGGTGCAGCACGAGCACCGCGTCGGGCTCCTGGTCCGTGCCGTAGCCGGTGAGGTGCGCGAACGCCGAGTGCGGGCGGAACCGGTAGTCGGTGTCGTTCGAGCGCGTCTTCAGCGGCCCGGCGGGCACCACGAGGCGCGCGCCCGGGAACCGGGCGGACAGCGCGGCGCGGCGGGCGACGGTGTACGGGGCGGCCGGGAGGGGCTCGACGTCGAGCTCCGCGCGCGGCGCCCAGCCGCTCGTGATGAAGGCCTTGAACGCGTCGGAGTCGGGGCGCTGGGAGCGGTTGCTGCCGCGCGCGGCCAGGTCCTGGCCGTCGCCGGCGCTGTCGGGTGCCTGGTCGGGCGTCTCGGACGTGGGCTCGGGCGTGACGGGGGTGGCGTCGGTCATGCCCCCAGTCTCGCACCGCGCACGCGGCCGAAGTCCGCGAGCGCGCGCCCGAGCACGCGGTTGAAGGCCTCGGGGGCCTCGCTGTTGACGTCGTGGCCGGCGCGCGGCACGACGACGAGCGCGGCGTCCGCGGCGGCGGCGAGGTAGCGCTGCTCGTCGAGGCGCATGTGGTCGCGGGCGCCGTTGACGAGCCAGACGGGCACGTCGACGTCGCGCACGTGGGCGAGCCACGAGCGGCCCGCGAGCTGGGTGAGGGCGTCGGTCACGACGTGCCAGCCGGGTGCGGCCGGAGCGGGGGCACCCGCGTCGGCCGGACCGGCGAGCGCGTACGACGACGCGGCGCCGCCCGGGAGCGAGCGCCCGCCGCGGGCGATCGTGCTCCACGCCGCCGCGCTCGTGCGCGCCGCCCAGCGCGCTCCGCGCCCGACGGCGCCCCCTCCCGCCACGACGAGGCGCGCGACGTCGCGGTACAGCGCGACGGGCTTGCCCTTGGGGTCGGACGTGCACGCCGCGGCGACCACGCCCGCGAGGTTCGCGGGGCGGCGGGCCGCCCAGGCGAGCGACGTGTAGCCGCCGAGCGAGAGCCCGACCAGCGCGACGCGACGGTCCGGTCCGAACGAGGCGGCGGCCTCGTCGAGCACCTCGAAGGACCGGTCGAGCGTGAACCGCTCGTGCGCGAGGGCGCCGTGCGCGGGCAGGTCCACGGCGACGGCGTCGTGCCCGAGGGCGCGCACGTGGTCGACCTGGTGGTCCCAGATCGCGCCGGACGTGCGCATGCCGTGCACGAAGACGACGGCGGGCGGGCGCTCCGGGCCGTCGGCGGGCGCGTCGGTGCGGGGGGCGGGCGGGGCGAGCAGGGCGGGGGCGTGCGTCGTGGGGGTCATCGCTCCCGACTGTGGCACCCGAGCCTGGGACGGCCGTGGGGAGGGATAGCGCCCCGTGTGCACATCGTGTGCGGGTCCCGTGCCGCCGACCCGGTGTCCCGTCACTATCCTGGGACCCGTGCGCATCGACCTCCACACCCACTCGACCGCGTCGGACGGCACGGACGCGCCGGGGGAGGTCGTCGAGGCCGCGGCCGCGGCCGGGCTCGACGTCGTCGCGCTCACGGACCACGACACGACCGCGGGCTGGGCTCAGGCGACGGACGCGGCGCTGCGCCACGGCGTCGCGCTCGTGCGCGGCGCGGAGATCTCGGCCCGCTCGGGCGGCATCAGCGTGCACCTGCTCTCCTACCTGCACGACCCGGCGCACGAGGCGCTCCTCGCGGAGCTCGACCGCACGCGCGACGCGCGCACGAGCCGGGCGCGGCGGATGGTCGACCTCATCGCCGAGGACTACCCGATCACGTGGGATGATGTGCTCGCGCAGACCATCGAGGGCACGACGATCGGGCGGCCGCACATCGCGGACGCGCTCGTCGCCGCAGGGCTCTCGCCCGACCGCTCGGCGGCGTTCGCGACGATCCTCGCCACCGACACCCCGTACTACGTGCCCCACTACGCGCCCGACGCCGTCGCGGCGGTGCGGGGGATCCGTGCCGCGGGCGGTGTGCCCGTCTTCGCCCACCCGGGCGCGGACGGCCGAGGGCACGTCGTGTCCGACGCGGTGATCGAGGAGATGACCGCGGCGGGGCTCGCGGGGCTCGAGGTGTTCCACCGCGACCACGACGAGCGTCAGCGCGCACGGCTCGAGGACCTGGCCCGCACCCTGGGCCTGTTCGTCACCGGGTCGAGCGACTACCACGGGGCCGGCAAACCGAACCGGCTCGGGGAGAACACGACAGCACCGACCGTGCTGGAGCAGATCGAGGAGCTGGGACAGTTGGACGTGATCCGATGATCGGACGATGAGCGAGGTCTTCGACGTCCGGCTCTTCACGGAGGTCTTCGTCACCCTGTTCGTCATCATGGACCCGCCCGGCACGGTGCCGGTGTTCCTGGGCCTGACGAGCGCGATGGGTGCCAAGCAGCGCAACCAGGCGGCACGCACCGCGATCTTCGTCGCGTTCGGCGTGATCGTCGCGTTCGCGGCGTTCGGCCAGCAGATCCTCAGCTACATGCACATCTCGCTGCCCGCCCTGCAGACCGCGGGCGGGCTGCTGCTGCTCCTCGTCGCGATGGAGCTGCTCACGGGCAAGATGGAGGAGCCGCAGCCGTCGGGCAACAAGGGCGTCAACGTCGCGCTCGTGCCCCTCGGCACGCCGCTGCTCGCCGGCCCGGGCGCGATCGTCGCGACCATGGTCTTCGTCCAGCGCGCGGGGGAGCGCGGAGGCGGCGTCGCGGAGTGGGTCGCGATCGTCGCGGGCGTCGTCGCGGTGCACGTGTGCCTCTGGCTCTCCATGCGCTTCGCGAACGTCATCAACCGCGTGCTCGGCGACTCCGGGACCATCCTCGTGACGCGCATCGCCGGTCTGCTGCTCGCCGCCATCGCGGTCCAGCTCGTGGCCGACGCCGTCACGCAGTTCGTCCAGGCCGCCTGACGTCCGCCGCGGGTCGTGCCGCGCCGCGCGAGCCGCGACTCCCGACCCGGCACCTCGTGGTGCCGCGCACGGCCTCGCGGAGCCTGTCGGGGGAGCGCTAGGGTCGGCAGCGGTGCGGACGACGGCCGTCCGCGCGACCAGTTCGGCAGGGGTCCTCATGAATGCTGGCACGCGCTCGGCGCGACGCACGCTCGGCGTGGTCACCGTGATGGGGGTGTGCGGGGTCGTGGCCCTCGCCGGCTGCACGTCCACCCCCGGAGGGGCACCGACGGCGCAGGAGCTCGGGCTCGTCCCGCTCCCGGCGTCGGTCGAGGTCTCGGACGCCGCGCCCTTCGTGCTCGACGGCGGGACCCGGGTCGTCGTCGACGCGGCGGCGGGCAGCGCCGTCGGGCAGGAGGGCGCGGTCCACGTCGGCGAGCTGCTCGCCGCGGAGCTGCGCACGCCCACGGCGCTCGACCTCCCGGTCGAGACGGACCCCGAGGCCGACGGCGGCGCGGTGGTGCTGCGGCTCGAGCCCGGCGGCGAGTCGTGGGACCCCGACGGCCTGCTCGACGACCCGGCGGCCGAGGCGTACACCCTGGAGGCCGGGGAGGGCGGCGTCGTGCTCGCCAGCACGACGCCCGCGGGCCTGTACCGCGGCACGCGCACGCTGCTCCAGCTCCTGCCGCCCGAGGTCGAGGCGTCCGCCCCCGTCGACGACGTCGCGTGGGAGGTGCCGGCGGTCGAGATCACCGACGCGCCGCGCTACGCGTACCGCGGCGCGATGCTCGACGTCGCGCGGCGCTTCGCCCCGGTCGAGGACGTCCAGCGGTTCGTCGACCACCTCGCGGCCTACCGGCTCAACGTGCTGCACCTGCACCTGTCCGACGACCAGGGCTGGCGGCTCACGGTCGACGGCCTGCCGGAGCTCACCGAGGTGGGCGGCCGGACGCAGGAGGGCTGGCCGCCGGGGACGGGCGGGCCGTGGTTCTACACGCCCGAGGAGTACGCGGAGATCGTCGAGTACGCGGCCGACCGGTACGTCACCGTCGTCCCCGAGATCGACGGACCCGGGCACACGCTCGCCGCGCAGTCCGTCCTGGGGTCGCTGCGCTGCGACGGGACGCCCGGCGAGCCGTACTGGGGGCCGGAGGTGAACAACCCCATGATCTGCTCGAGCGACGAGAACATGCCGGCGGTCCAGGAGTACCTCGACACCGTCCTCGCCGCCGTCGTGGCGCAGAACCCCGGTCCGTACGTGCACCTGGGCGGGGACGAGGCTCCCAGCCCCGCGGAGGGCTGGTACGAGAACTACACGGCGGCGGCGAACCAGATCGTCGCGGAGCACGGGCGCACGGTCGTCGGCTGGCACCAGTGGGCGCAGGGCACGACCCTGCCGGAGGGCAGCCTGATCCAGTACTGGGGCGTGGGCGAGCGCAACCAAGGGCTCATCGGGACCGCGCGGGAGACCGCGGACGTCCAGGAGGTCCGCGCGGCGCTCGCCGCCGGCGCCGACCTGATCATGTCTCCCGCGGACCGCACGTACCTCGACATGAAGTACGACGACCTCACCCCGTACGGGCTGGAGTGGGCCGCGCGGATCGACCTCGAGCGCGCGTACTCGTGGGACCCCGAGACCGAGCTGACGTCGACCCTCGACCCGGAGCGGAAGGTCGACGTCACGGGACGCGTCGCCGGGGTCGAGGCGCCCCTGTGGTCGGACCGCTCCTACCCGGACAGCCTCACTCACCTGCCGACGAGCACCGACGAGTTCGTCGACGTCGACGTCTACGTGGACTTCATGACCTTCCCCCGCCTGCCCGCGCTCGCCGAGGTGGCCTGGACCGCCCAGGCCGACCGTGACTACGAGGACTTCGAGGCACGGATCGTGCGGCTGGCCCCTCGGTGGGACGCCGCGGGCATCGGGTGGAATCGCGTGCACGACGTGCGCTGGGACGACTGAGGCGGACGGCCGGCGTCCGGGGGTCGCGGCCCCCGGACGCCGGCGCGTCACGGTCGGTGCGTCACGACGGCCGTCAGGGCCAGTAGTC includes the following:
- a CDS encoding general stress protein → MSMSRPGAVPRVPTPPRGEEIASYATYLEAQKAVDFLSDNKFAVELVTIVGTDLKMVERVTGRLTYGRVAIAGAASGAWFGLFVGLLLFMFSGQGGFVLTAIAIGAGFGLLFSVLSYALTQGKRDFTSQSQIVASSYGILCAPERAGDARQLLARMPEGAGGVRAPAAPANPTWGTPGATPPPAAPTPTAPAPEPTSGAGPAPTPPVAPPARTPDPRWTTPTGEPRYGAMRPTSDQPADAEPGTEQAPGAQQPDQPERPA
- a CDS encoding aminopeptidase P family protein; its protein translation is MTDATPVTPEPTSETPDQAPDSAGDGQDLAARGSNRSQRPDSDAFKAFITSGWAPRAELDVEPLPAAPYTVARRAALSARFPGARLVVPAGPLKTRSNDTDYRFRPHSAFAHLTGYGTDQEPDAVLVLHPVEPGTGDGGSDHHAVLYVRPLAARDTEEFYADSRYGEFWVGARPSLDDVAAATGVEARHVDELRDALAKDVGPGGVTLLVVAGADEAVEALVEAIRAEAGLDDVEGAQDQELTEAEWLARAEAAYRRTDAALVEAVSELRLVKDAHEVEQMREAVAATIAGFEEVVRNLPRAVEHRRGERVIETTFDAHARLEGNTVGYETIAAAGEHATTLHWIRNDGVVRTGELVLLDAGVEVDSLYTADVTRTLPVDGEFTEVQRRVYQAVLDAADAAFAVAVPGARFRDVHAAAMEVVAARLEEWGLLPVSAAESLSPEGQQHRRWMVHGTSHHLGLDVHDCAQARRELYLDGILQPGMVFTIEPGLYFKADDLAVPEEYRGIGVRIEDDVLVTADGNENLSAALPRRPEDVEAWMARLRA
- a CDS encoding alpha/beta hydrolase, which encodes MTPTTHAPALLAPPAPRTDAPADGPERPPAVVFVHGMRTSGAIWDHQVDHVRALGHDAVAVDLPAHGALAHERFTLDRSFEVLDEAAASFGPDRRVALVGLSLGGYTSLAWAARRPANLAGVVAAACTSDPKGKPVALYRDVARLVVAGGGAVGRGARWAARTSAAAWSTIARGGRSLPGGAASSYALAGPADAGAPAPAAPGWHVVTDALTQLAGRSWLAHVRDVDVPVWLVNGARDHMRLDEQRYLAAAADAALVVVPRAGHDVNSEAPEAFNRVLGRALADFGRVRGARLGA
- a CDS encoding PHP domain-containing protein — protein: MRIDLHTHSTASDGTDAPGEVVEAAAAAGLDVVALTDHDTTAGWAQATDAALRHGVALVRGAEISARSGGISVHLLSYLHDPAHEALLAELDRTRDARTSRARRMVDLIAEDYPITWDDVLAQTIEGTTIGRPHIADALVAAGLSPDRSAAFATILATDTPYYVPHYAPDAVAAVRGIRAAGGVPVFAHPGADGRGHVVSDAVIEEMTAAGLAGLEVFHRDHDERQRARLEDLARTLGLFVTGSSDYHGAGKPNRLGENTTAPTVLEQIEELGQLDVIR
- a CDS encoding MarC family protein, encoding MSEVFDVRLFTEVFVTLFVIMDPPGTVPVFLGLTSAMGAKQRNQAARTAIFVAFGVIVAFAAFGQQILSYMHISLPALQTAGGLLLLLVAMELLTGKMEEPQPSGNKGVNVALVPLGTPLLAGPGAIVATMVFVQRAGERGGGVAEWVAIVAGVVAVHVCLWLSMRFANVINRVLGDSGTILVTRIAGLLLAAIAVQLVADAVTQFVQAA
- a CDS encoding family 20 glycosylhydrolase yields the protein MNAGTRSARRTLGVVTVMGVCGVVALAGCTSTPGGAPTAQELGLVPLPASVEVSDAAPFVLDGGTRVVVDAAAGSAVGQEGAVHVGELLAAELRTPTALDLPVETDPEADGGAVVLRLEPGGESWDPDGLLDDPAAEAYTLEAGEGGVVLASTTPAGLYRGTRTLLQLLPPEVEASAPVDDVAWEVPAVEITDAPRYAYRGAMLDVARRFAPVEDVQRFVDHLAAYRLNVLHLHLSDDQGWRLTVDGLPELTEVGGRTQEGWPPGTGGPWFYTPEEYAEIVEYAADRYVTVVPEIDGPGHTLAAQSVLGSLRCDGTPGEPYWGPEVNNPMICSSDENMPAVQEYLDTVLAAVVAQNPGPYVHLGGDEAPSPAEGWYENYTAAANQIVAEHGRTVVGWHQWAQGTTLPEGSLIQYWGVGERNQGLIGTARETADVQEVRAALAAGADLIMSPADRTYLDMKYDDLTPYGLEWAARIDLERAYSWDPETELTSTLDPERKVDVTGRVAGVEAPLWSDRSYPDSLTHLPTSTDEFVDVDVYVDFMTFPRLPALAEVAWTAQADRDYEDFEARIVRLAPRWDAAGIGWNRVHDVRWDD